The DNA sequence TAGCTTGGACACTCTGTCTACATCCTCCCAACACAGACCAGTACTGACAGGGACCAGATCACCACTGATAAGGCGTCGTTTGACTTGTGgatcatcatcatcatcaagGAAGCCATCCAGGTCGTCTTCCGCATCGTCTTCGTTGTCGTCTTCACCATCAGAGTCCAGGTCTTCGCCTTCCTCGGGCTCATCCCATTCAGCTTCAGAGTCGTAGTTGTAATCGGTATCTGGTCGGGTCTGAGAAAGAGGATTACGCGCAAGCCGAGAAGCTTCGGCATCCGGGTATGGTCTGGTGTATGTACCGTAGAATGGCGGCCGGACGTCCGTACAAAAGTGGATATACTTCATTGGAATCTCCTTCAGCATCTCTAAGGGATTTCTTGACGCCTTGTTCTTTTCAGCAGTTAGATCAATGGGGTCATCCGACGAGCTGTTGAAGACTTCTACGATTTCTGCGATCGTTGCCGTCTTCTGACCCCGACGGCATTGTGGAAAGATTGACGCTGGATTTGCTGGCGTGACACGCTCCGATTGAGTGTCTTGCTTTGTGACTATTTTCTCTAGTCGCGCCCTTGCAGCTTCCATCCGCTTGGGATCCTCTAGTAAGGTATTCTTCGGCGCTAGGATGGTATGTGGAGGAACGTTGAATGGCAGGAAGTACCGTTCGTAATCGGACTGTGCGTTCTTAACGATGGCTTTCTGCGGAGATGGAGGGGTCAGATTAGTATTGGCTCCAGTTCTGCTGGGCAAGGATATGGGTGAGGCAGCAGGGTTCTGGGAAGAAGCTACCACTGCCTGTCCTGAGCTGGATCCCGCCTGTGGCTTCACGAAGAAAGCATTCAGCTTCATCTGGGACTATGCGAAGTCAGCACTGATTGTGTCTGTTTGTATGTCTACGAGACTTACCCGTGCCTTCTTTGCCTTCTGTTCTTCCAGCCGCTGCTGCTTCTCTTCCTTGAGGCGCTTCTTCTCATCCTGTTCCCCGTTCTTCCTCCGCTTCTCCTCGTCCCTCTGTGCCTTTTGCTCTGCCTTGAGCCTCTCGTCAGCCTCTTTTTGCGCCCTCTTCTCCTCCCGAGCCTTTGCTTTTGCCTCTTTTTCAAGCCGCTGCGCTTCTTTCTCTTGTGAAGTCAGTTTCCGCCGCTTAGTCGGTTGTTGTGCGCTGCTCGGCGTTGGAATAGAGGAAGGAGTCTGGCCGTTGGCGGGTGCGGTCGAATTGGGATCGTTCGCCTTCTGAGGCGATGGTGTCTGCATGGATAGGTCCGAGAGAGGTGAAGAGGCTTCTGAACGGATTTGTTTGACAGGAGTTGCGACGGCAGGTTCATCTTCTTCCAGTGAACGCTTCTGAGGGGGCTGCGCGACGTGTGTTGGGTCGTCCATGATGTAGTAAAGGCTGACGGCCTTGGTAGATTTACGAGGCGTTGGACTTTGAAAAATTGCGATGCAATATGCGGAGTTGGGTTGCGGTTCAACAAAGAGGGTAATTGCGTAATGGTGGTGGGAGGAGACGCGCAGATGGGAGTCGCGACGCGAAGCGCGTGGAAGGCGCGGCGGCCAGGGTTATAGCGAGGGGAAGAATGAGCAGGGGTGCTACGAGTCCAAAAACGGACTCTTGGGTAATTCATAGGCTAGTTTCCTCTTCTGGAACGCTAGTGGCAGCAGGCATAACGACGAACATCGTCTTCGGACTTTAGACATTCATTTCTTGCAGTAATCATGGGTAGCGATCATGAATTTTCAAATTATAGTTTTGTCTGTTTGTCGACTTTGCGGACGCTTCCTGCCGGCTTTAGGCATGGTCGTACGTGCCTGCCTCTTCAACGGACCCACGTCCGTCATCTTCTCATCGAATTTGCTTCTGCGTGTTAACGCACCTGCATGCTGCATTTCGATGATCCGTCGCTAACAGCCTGAAAAAATCACTTGGTGTTGGCAATAACCTCACAGTTCTCACGTGCAGCCCTGACATCCACCATGGACACGAGCGACTTTGAGGACATGTTATTCGGAGAACCATTCACGCAGATCATATCTGATGATGCCCTCATGGAAGATTCCGAAGACGAAATCTTGTTCTCGGCTTCTGGTGAGCCACCGCTTGTTTGGCATGAACCATATGCCGCGATATCGACATCACCAATTGCCAGCACATTCGTAGAAACGCACATACCCAATGACACCACACTGCACAATTACGAGCAGAAAGAAAGGCCTTTGCGTGATAGGTCTTGCGATTGATAGCTCGCTGACTGATCCTAACTAATGTATCTGCAGACACTGGGTGATTGCTCGTATCGAGGCCATGCTTGAAAGAATCGTCGATGGCCTAATAGAAGAGTCGGACTCTCTCACCATAACACTACAGTCGCGAGCAGCTCTTTCGCGCAGACAGATTACTATAACTGAAGCAGGCGGGAAGCTTCCCGAGCCCAAAGAACGCGACATAAACTTTCCCGGGGCAAGTGCACAGGAAGCATGGAATTTCAGTAGGCATCTCCCGGCATCTCTGGTGCCCAACTTACATTCATTCAGCCGTACTTTTGCGGATACTTGAGCTCATTCACGGCGGGCTTGTCGATGATACTATGATGACCAAGCGGTAAATTCGCCTATTGTCCCCCTATTTTGGGTGACAAGGGCATATATTGATCAAATATAGGGACATCTACTACCGACATCCCGATCTGTTCGTCAGACAGTCTGTCGTCGACCGGTATGTAGACGATCTGGCTTGTACGTTTGGCATCACTAGGTCCCAACTCAATGTAGTACGTAGCCATGAATTCTGCAATACTACTGACACTGACGCCATAGTTCTAGACTGCAGCTGCAAAGGGCTTGGTGGCCGGCAACTTTCGACTAGACCGAGAGAATGGCCACAGGATACATGGCATGACCGAGAAAGAAGTTGGCCAACACTCATCATCCACAGTGCTGTACTGACATGACATCAGGGCATGCTTGTACCGATAGTCGGTGAGAATGACACGCTCGACCTGTCAGAAGTACATTGGGTGCTCGTCATTGAGAAGGAGGTATGACTGATTCTCTCTGGTGACCTGTGGCCACACTGACACAGAACTGTAGGCGACGTTCCGCTCACTGATGGCATCACCACAATGGGGTAGCTTGGGCTCGTACGGCGTGATACTGACTGTAAGCCGAAACACGGTGATAGTAGACGTTCCCTAACACTCAGTGTAGGCAAAGGGCTACCCCGACGTAGCGTCGAGAAATTTCTTGCGCCAGATGGTGGACTGCGCCCCCCATGTTCCCATGTATGTTTTCGTGGACCTGGATCCTGAAGGTATTGCTATTCTATCCACGTACAAATATGGCTCGTACCGCCTTGCTCACGAGGCGGTTACACCCACTGATACACCCGCAATAAGCCTACCCAACATTCGCTGGCTTGGTGTAAAGAGTCACCACATGAGCCGAACTCCGGTAGGCGAAGATGACACCGAGCCAAGTGCAATGCCTCAACTTCAGGGCTTGATGAAGTTGACAGCGCGCGATCGCACAAAGGCAGCGCGAATGCTGGAATGGAACTTGTGCGCGGAAGATGGACCTGAGCAAGGTTGGAGACAGGAATTGCAAAAGATGCTCATGTTCAACATCAAAGCCGAGATGCAGATACTTGACGAGCTGCCTGGTGGTTTAATATCATGGTTGAGCAGTGAGCTCGGCAGTGATTATCCAGAAGACGCGATGCTCTTCTGAGGGGTTGTCCGGGGATGCTGCAAGGGCCTAGATAGCCGGTTGAGAATGATGTAGTCTCAACACATTGAAGCTATTTACCCCCCTCCGGACTCGTCCATGACCATGGTCTCATATGTACCGGACATATACAAGCCATGTGCGACGCTGGTGAACATGTCAAGACGTAGACCGGGTCCAGGGTGTTACGGATAAGTCGCCAAGCCTGGTCCGCGTCCGGCCAACGCATCCTTCTCGATCACCGCAGCCCACACAACAACTCAGACGGCGTTGCATAGCGGCCCTGCAATGCACTGACCTGCAGCTCAGAAGTAAAACCCACAATGGTCGGATCCGCAGCAATTTCTAATGACCCGCGCGTCCCGTTCCAGGCGCCATCGCTCTCACCAAGCTCTTCCCCTCCGGACAGCTGCGAGCGACATGGCCCAAGTACGGCCGAGTCGAATGCACTTCCACTACCATTGACGCCTGCAACGACGGCCAGACAGTCGGTACCCCGAGGCGTCTTTCCCTCTCTTCTAGGGAACAACACCACGTCGACGCTGAGTGCCCAGCCCATACTGTCCGACGAACCTGTGCCCGCCATCCTCGTCCACGCTCAACCCTCAGATGCACAGCACGGCCCGTCTGACCTGACGGCGAGTTTGAGCTCAGTGCCCAGTGCAACAACCACGTTGACCAATACCCTGCCACCGACCCAATCTGCCGCTCTCCGCGCTCTCAATGCCCCCGCCTTCCATTCGTCGCCCTCGAAGAGCAAGTCGGCAAAGTCCACGTCCAGCCGAACCACCGTCACCAGCCAGCCCGTCGTCGTACGTACCTACTCGGGCTCGAGGCACACTTCACGCCCCGGCTCGGGCTTCAACACCCCACGCTCTCTTGCAATGAACGGCCATTCCAATGCTTCGGCCCTGTCAGCAGGTTTGGCAGGCAGGACCGAGCAATTGCCGTCTGCAGATGATTTTTCCTTCTCGGCCATCCTGCGTGCCGTCGATCCCGAGATCAGAGATGCAATTGATGCCATTGCCGAGATCTGCGCACGGAGCAGGATGAGCCTCGCAGATGAGTATGACTCCCATCTCCCGCCACAGGGCGAGATAACCGGAGGGGGCCCGGCATGGGCAAGCACAGGAGCATTGGCGGGGCGGGGTCGCTTGAGCAGAGTGACTCAGGGTTGGACCGCCGCGGACAACACGCTCATGTCAGTGCCAGAAGCAAGTAGCTCGAGCGAGAGACTCGCACAAGAGGGCCGGGTGGCGAGCAGTAAGAAGCGAAGCCAATCCGCATACGGCAGCCTCAAGAGCGTCATCAGTGGGGGCAGTGGTAAGAGAAAAGCCATTGACGGTGACACCTTCCGCGAGCAAGAGGCCGGTAGCCCCAAACACGCGGGTGCAACACAGAATCAAGGCCCAGCTTGGGCTATCAACGCTTCCAcgtcgtcgtcttcacaGCCAGCCATCACCCT is a window from the Pyrenophora tritici-repentis strain M4 chromosome 7, whole genome shotgun sequence genome containing:
- a CDS encoding TolA, Membrane protein involved in colicin uptake, with the translated sequence MDDPTHVAQPPQKRSLEEDEPAVATPVKQIRSEASSPLSDLSMQTPSPQKANDPNSTAPANGQTPSSIPTPSSAQQPTKRRKLTSQEKEAQRLEKEAKAKAREEKRAQKEADERLKAEQKAQRDEEKRRKNGEQDEKKRLKEEKQQRLEEQKAKKARSQMKLNAFFVKPQAGSSSGQAVVASSQNPAASPISLPSRTGANTNLTPPSPQKAIVKNAQSDYERYFLPFNVPPHTILAPKNTLLEDPKRMEAARARLEKIVTKQDTQSERVTPANPASIFPQCRRGQKTATIAEIVEVFNSSSDDPIDLTAEKNKASRNPLEMLKEIPMKYIHFCTDVRPPFYGTYTRPYPDAEASRLARNPLSQTRPDTDYNYDSEAEWDEPEEGEDLDSDGEDDNEDDAEDDLDGFLDDDDDPQVKRRLISGDLVPVSTGLCWEDVDRVSKLNDGSDAICTDFKGFTMGFLLDPQVRSIDPFSTSYWDTEPAAAATIATVAKKDGSTSGVMNPPRAPLTQRTMNGMLNTLNAPQNAPVTTPGKPAKAKRMVPPEQLPAFKAEVEGKDLTKIGMVEALKKVFPKLPKDAITNTLSVVAARVGPTEKEKRWVIINT
- a CDS encoding DNA topoisomerase VI, subunit A; amino-acid sequence: MDTSDFEDMLFGEPFTQIISDDALMEDSEDEILFSASGEPPLVWHEPYAAISTSPIASTFVETHIPNDTTLHNYEQKERPLRDRHWVIARIEAMLERIVDGLIEESDSLTITLQSRAALSRRQITITEAGGKLPEPKERDINFPGASAQEAWNFTVLLRILELIHGGLVDDTMMTKRDIYYRHPDLFVRQSVVDRYVDDLACTFGITRSQLNVTAAAKGLVAGNFRLDRENGHRIHGMTEKEGMLVPIVGENDTLDLSEVHWVLVIEKEATFRSLMASPQWGSLGSYGVILTAKGYPDVASRNFLRQMVDCAPHVPMYVFVDLDPEGIAILSTYKYGSYRLAHEAVTPTDTPAISLPNIRWLGVKSHHMSRTPVGEDDTEPSAMPQLQGLMKLTARDRTKAARMLEWNLCAEDGPEQGWRQELQKMLMFNIKAEMQILDELPGGLISWLSSELGSDYPEDAMLF
- a CDS encoding Atrophin-1 multi-domain protein, which codes for MVGSAAISNDPRVPFQAPSLSPSSSPPDSCERHGPSTAESNALPLPLTPATTARQSVPRGVFPSLLGNNTTSTLSAQPILSDEPVPAILVHAQPSDAQHGPSDLTASLSSVPSATTTLTNTLPPTQSAALRALNAPAFHSSPSKSKSAKSTSSRTTVTSQPVVVRTYSGSRHTSRPGSGFNTPRSLAMNGHSNASALSAGLAGRTEQLPSADDFSFSAILRAVDPEIRDAIDAIAEICARSRMSLADEYDSHLPPQGEITGGGPAWASTGALAGRGRLSRVTQGWTAADNTLMSVPEASSSSERLAQEGRVASSKKRSQSAYGSLKSVISGGSGKRKAIDGDTFREQEAGSPKHAGATQNQGPAWAINASTSSSSQPAITLAAPTASKHLSLDTSAAPGTIEANGETSTARPQTTTARRLPAHARNASMRSLPVSRARSGTLGSSIRSWLPWPRPSDLSHTSQQELTKAEDRLREMLMSSQAMGKGNASISVL